Part of the Deltaproteobacteria bacterium genome is shown below.
AACTTGGCTTTGCGGAGGTGCTATGAAAATTTGTCATTACAATAACAATCAAGCGGGCGTGGTGGTCGGCGACAAAGTGATCAATTTTGGCGATGCGTTGATCCAAGCCGGCTTGGCGCGCCAAGGTTACACCATGCTGGAAATCATCGACGCGTTGGCCAACAATCCGGCGGCGATGCAGATCGCCCGGGACGCGGCGAACGGTTCGGGAGGGGTAGACTTGAGTTCGGTGAAGTTGCTGGCGCCGATTCAAAATCCCGGCACACTTTGGGCCGCCGCCGCCAACTATGGCGCGCACCGCGCCGAGATGGTCGACCGCATGGGCAGCGCCAACAAGCAGATCATCAACAAAGACGATTTAATGGCGGAGTTTTTTATCAAGACCACGTCGTCGATCATCGGACCCGGCGACACGATCGTTTTGCCGAAGATGTCCAAGTTGGTCGACTTCGAGTGTGAGCTGTGCGCCGTCATCGGCAAGAAGGCGCGCAAAGTTACCGAAGCTCAGTCCCTCGAACATGTTTTCGGTTACATGATGTGTTGGGACATCAGCCAGCGCGACCCCTGGGGCAAGGGCATGCACAACACGCGCAACATGCGCAAAGGTTTCGACACCTTCACCGGTTTGGGTCCATGGATCGTCACCCGGGATGAAATCGAAGAGCCGCAGAATTTGAGCATCACGGTTTTGCAGAACGGCAAGGAAGCCATGATCGCGCACACCAGCGACATGATCTGCGGCCTGCGCGAGCATATCCGTTTTCTCAGCAACTGCCTGACGCTGCGCACCGGCGATTG
Proteins encoded:
- a CDS encoding FAA hydrolase family protein, encoding MKICHYNNNQAGVVVGDKVINFGDALIQAGLARQGYTMLEIIDALANNPAAMQIARDAANGSGGVDLSSVKLLAPIQNPGTLWAAAANYGAHRAEMVDRMGSANKQIINKDDLMAEFFIKTTSSIIGPGDTIVLPKMSKLVDFECELCAVIGKKARKVTEAQSLEHVFGYMMCWDISQRDPWGKGMHNTRNMRKGFDTFTGLGPWIVTRDEIEEPQNLSITVLQNGKEAMIAHTSDMICGLREHIRFLSNCLTLRTGDCITTGTPAGVSKLHDGDKLYGTIEKIGSMELFVKDEK